A window of Megalops cyprinoides isolate fMegCyp1 chromosome 13, fMegCyp1.pri, whole genome shotgun sequence genomic DNA:
ttgtattcataGTCATCATTGTCTGCCCCTTTCCAGGGCTGCCTGGAGTCTTCGACGCTGGTTTGCAAACTGCTAACAGTAATACTACTGAAACATCAGTCATGAACTTCCTCTCTGCTATCGAGTCCCGTACCACTCAGGCTGGACCTGCCACTGCTTCCCTCTTCCCCCAGTTCAGGACTCCCTCATGGcagactggtgtgtgtgtgtgtgtgtatgtgtgtgtatgtccattTGGCAAATGTCTTGAGTTTGCatgcttgtttgtttatgtgaTATGTCTATATGTTTGATTGCCTCTCTGTTGTCTGTGTCCGGCTCTGATTTCAACGTTTGtccttttatttatgtattatttgtgtctgtttcgtgtgtgtatgaaatatatatgttatatatgtttgtctgtctgtcggtTTGTTTCAGTCTGTGCTTTCATTGGTAATTCTGCATTTGATTGTGTTTGgatgtctctctgtgtttgggtgtatCCAGAATaatattgtgtttcatttgtctgtattCCCAGGCATGAATTCATCTGCTGCTACAGAGCTGTTTGTTACTGGATCCTTGCCCTCTACAGGAACATTTCCGAACCCAGCGGCTCTCTCCACTTACCCCCATCCCAACAGCTTCTCTACCCGCAGCTTTGCCACCACTTCCTCACTGGCACTTCAGGAGtccaccttcagctcctccacaaATGGGATACTGTCCCCTCACGACCCTCTGCTGCAGATCAAGTCCTCCCAGAGCACAGTGCCCACAGCACTGTCCTTTGACCGCCTCAACAGCACTGTCCTGAGCACCAGTCTCCCACCCCAGTCCTCCACATATCGTTCGGCCCAAGAGTCAGCCCCCCACCTCCTGCAACCTCAGTTCAGCCTGCTGCCATCAGCCCTCGGCGGCTCACAGCAAGTCCCCCAACCTTACAGCACCTCGGTCTTCACAGGCTCTGTTGAGAGAGCACATCAGAGGGAATGTAGTGTGATCAAACACCATCAGCGGCCTTCCAGCACCCAGTCAATCCAGGCGCAACTTCCTGGCAGTGCGCAGCATTCCTTGCAGGGCTACGTCGCTAGCGGGAGTGACGTTACCTTCCAGAGCTCCCCACAGCAGCCAGCTGTGCCCTGCAGCGCTATGGGAGACTCCACTCAGGTGAGCAATAGCAGACCACAGCAGAAAACATCTCAATCCACACTGGAGCAAACTCAGGCCTACCCCTGCTCCATTCCTTCTCCTGGGTTTTCGTCCTCGCCCAGCACGAAAACCAAAGACTGTTCCTCCAGGCACGCCCAACAGCCCCCAGAAGCTGCTGACTCCCACGGCGGCTCCCCTGACTTGCAGTCTCAGAATTACCCCTCCCCCATTCAGAAGCAGAGCTCTGTGATCTCTAGTCAACCCCAGCCTTACACATCTGCACAGCTACCTATTCTGATGTCTGTCAGCCCTTCGCAGCACTATGTCTCATCACCAGCCCTGCCCAGCAGCATCAGCCAGGGTTACTCTTCCAGTCAGTCAGAGAAGTTGCCTTCTTTTTACAAGACTCTGACTGCTTTCTCTGGCCAGTCAGGAAATGTAACCTCTGTGAGCCAGTCACTCATCTATTCTTCCAATCAGCAGCAGGGGCTGCTCTCAGTCGGGCATAGTGAAGAATATGGGGCTCAGGTGCAGGGGTCTTGCCAGAGAAATCCCTCCCAGAGCTGTTCTTCCAGTCACTCTCAGGGTCTGCCAACTGTAAGCTATTCTGCACAGTCCCAGGGACTGGCTACTGTCAGCCCCTCTCAGAGCTATGCTTCAGGACAATCCTTAACTCTGACATCAGAgtccccctccttctcttccaGTCATGCCCAGAGCTTGCCAATTCCAAGCTCCACCCAGGACTTTATTTTAATGCAGCCTTCCCCTGgtgtcaaaacagaaaacacattatcGCCTCAGAAATACCTTCCACCCGTTCATTCACCCCAATTCTCCTCCGCCTCTCATTCCCAAGCCTTACAAAACAACAGATCCTCAGCTGACTTGAAGCCATCTTATGGCAAAAGGAAATCAGACTCCAATGTCTTTGTCATCTCCAAACAAGAGGGAGATGAGTTCCCCATTCAGGATTTGCAGGCCTTGCAGCAGACACCTTCGGGCCAGACCCTTGCAGGAATGCAAAACAATATTGTGCATGTGGTCTCCAAGATGGACAACCGATACAATTCTCAGAGTGTAATCCGGAGCAACATGCAGCCTGAGGACCAGATAATCAGCCTGGCACTCCCAGAatccaaaaaagaagaaaggatgGTCTCTTTGAACCACCATGAACAACATATGGCTAGTGCCAACAGTCAAGTAACCACAGATACAAAGAGGAACTCCCCTCTAACACAGTCTTCCCATGTGAATATAAGCACAGACGAGCTTAAGCAGCActccctgctccacactgtgcCCGTGTCACAGCCGCAGAACCATCAGATACAGGCCCCTGGCACCCAGCAACTGGGTCAGAATCAGGTGTCGCAGCAGATGCAATATATTCGCCTACCAAGCGCCCAGGTCTTGCTAGAGCCTTCACGGGATCTACAGATGatcctgctgcagcagccctTACTTCCCACAGGGATTGACCCATCCAAGGTGTCAACCCAGATGCAGCAGATTCCAGTGCACTACCTGCAAATGGATGATCAGGTCAGCAGTGCCAATGGGAGTCACAGCCAGGAGCAGATTGTTCTTCCACAGAATTCTGACATCCTTAAGATGGACATGGCTGAGCCCTCGAAGCCTGGACAGCATCACCCAGCACCAAAAGATAACTTCAGCCAACAACATCAACATGATGCTAAGCATCACTTTGCCCTGAGTTCCATCTGCTTCCCCGAGTCCATGCTGCTGGGAGATGAAAGGAACATCTTGTCCAATGTGGATGACATTTTAGCTGCCACAGCTGCTGCCTGTGGGGTCACTCCTCAGGATTTTGTCAAGGCCACCTCCTCGGAGGGGGAAATGCCCTCGCTGGCTAGTCCCATGGACTCAAAAGGCCACTTCCAATTAGTGGACACAAGACATATCTCTCCTAGCTTCTCTTGCCCTCACCCCATTGTTGCCAACACACATACTGTGGCCATGACACTAAATGGTGGTCAGCTAACAATGGGCATCCACCAGTTGCCCAAAGGTGGAGTCTTGCAGCACCAAGCACTTGAGGTTTCAAATTCACTTATACAGCAGGACGTGACCACCTCATCTGCCAACTCCAGGCATGAAATGAAAGAAGGGGAAGTAAGATCCCTGCAAAAGCCCCGAAGCACTAGCCGTGAATttgagggggagaaggaggaagcaTCTGAAGAAGAGACTTTGAGCAACACTAATGGTGCTTTCAACCCCAGTGGGAGGAGCGCTAGTGAAGAGACCACAGCCTCAAAGAATGACCTCCAACTGGCTGGTCAGGAGTGTGACCACATGGGAATTCTAGACAGTACCAAGCTGTCCAAAGGTAAGGAACTAGCTCCAATCAGTGGGCAAAAGGCCATTAAAACAGACCATGCCATCATGGAATTTTCCTCCAGTAGTTTCCCCAGGAAGAAGGCTAAGTCTAAGGGTTCTCTAAAGCTGGCTGGTGAGGAGGAAAATAGCCACCCTAAACCAGTGAAGAGGACTGGCCAGAATAAGAGGCAGAGCTCCAAAGGGAGTGATACCAACTCACCCTCAACATCCGATGGCTGCTATGACAGCTACCAGCAGCAGGAGAGAATGCGGCAGAAGATTAGAGAGGTGGAAGAAAAGCAGCCAGAAGTCAAAACTGGATTCATTGGGTCCTTTTTGGACTTCCTGAAATCTGGTCCCAAACAACAATTCTCGTCTCCTCCAATAAGGATGCCAAATCGTTCCCGTAAATCCTCCACATCCTTCAAAAGGCCTCCctgcccccttccctccctACCCTCCAAACAACACCCTCTGCTAGCACCATTGGCTTCACTGGAACCTGATGGTGCCAATCGATCTAAAAGGCTGGACGAAGAGCTGAACAAGAACCTGGAGACCCTTCCGTCTTTCTCGTCTGATGAGGACGATTCTGTGGGAAAGAATCAGGACCTTCAGAAGAGCATTACTTCTGCACTCTCTGCCCTGGATGaccctgcagaaaaaaagagtaagTTTAGAAAGAGGGCTCAAAAGGGTAACTAATACTCCAtagagttttattttcttgttgaTAAAATCTCAAAAAAGTAGTGTGAAATATCCAGCCTATGCACCTGTATGTAGGTACTCAGTGATTCAAGCATTCTCTCATGCTTTGTGTCGTAAGTGTCAGTCTCATAAGCCTTAATGCGCGACTGTTTATCACcatgtaaatgcatttacttCATAATATTTGCTGATGAAAAGACCAAGCTGAAAAGGACATCTTAATCTGAGTACCCCCCTGTCTAATTTAATTCCAGGAGTTGCAGAGAAAAACCATCCAGCTGCTATCGTGAAGCAAGAACAATGTCACAGCTTGCCTCCCTCAGTCttgaagacacaaaagcaaagtCCTGCTGTGCCTGCAGAGTTGTCTTCAGCGGAGCAGATAAAGGACATCCCCTCCGACCAGCTGGCCATGCAGCTGACCTCTGTGGCCATCGAGGGTCTGACAGACGAGGACCTGTCTGACAGCGGTGGGGAGGGGATGTACCGTGAGCGGGATGAGTTTGTGGTGAAGATTGAGGACATTGAGTGTTTGAAGGTGAGACACCAGCAAAATTGCTACGCCAACATTAAAGGTGCACCAGTCTTGGATATGAACTGTGTGATCATTTGTTGAGGCACTCCAGAGAAGCATTTTCAGGTCAAATTCAGATTTTGAACATGTCAGCATTTTGCAGTGTATAAAACAGGCTGTCTTCAGAGATGTCTCTCCAGTCCCTTTATTTGGGCATAACAGAATAGGTAGATTTAGCAGAACAGATCATTGCCAGCAGTAAGGTAGCCCAGCTAGGCTTAGATCTTACACCATCAGTTGGCCAGAAATTCTGGCCAATATGTTTCAGTATTGTTTCAGCTAtatttcagtgttatatttaGCCTTTTCTATCAGTCTCtgttattacattttctgttctgtatgAGTAGATGACACTAACAGCGGGGTGTGAGCCCCCTGCCATCTGGAAAGTTCAGAAGGCCTTACTGCAGAAATTTGTACCTGAACTGAGGGATGGAACCAGAGTGTTTTCTGCCACTAACAGTGTaagtaagaaaaaataaataactaacaAGTTCCACTAGGCCAATGCAGACAGCAGGTCAACATCTTATTCAGATTGTATAGTTTGCGTAAAACTTCTATTAAATGCTGATTCTGTGACAAGCGCCGGTCCCTTTAAGTGGCTAATGAATAAACACTTGTCTCTTATAGTAGTCAAGTATCGCCtcttaatgttattttttatttaaagtttttaatttaactgCTTGGTATGAAAACAGTTGAACCTTACACCTACATTCTCATTTCGCAAAAGCCTATTCAACAAGTATCAGTAGCAATAATTCACCTTCTCATGTTATGGGAGAGCTTTTCAAAAAGCCACTCTGTGAAGCAACAGTTTTACTTCAGTCCTTTGACACGTTGTTGCAAAACAACTGAACGTGTGCGGTTTGCTCAGATTCAAATCTGTCAAAAGTAGAGGAACACATTAGACAAGGCATGTTATGGCATCTTATCTGTAAGACATCAAATTATGGGAAACTCAAAGTAAAAATATGGA
This region includes:
- the qser1 gene encoding glutamine and serine-rich protein 1; the protein is MMDRNYPTSSFAEQLAPAAQTAAWAYDRSTASMKPSSTYGATHSESELLHRQAYASTHQLPSYATAHHPTGLPGVFDAGLQTANSNTTETSVMNFLSAIESRTTQAGPATASLFPQFRTPSWQTGMNSSAATELFVTGSLPSTGTFPNPAALSTYPHPNSFSTRSFATTSSLALQESTFSSSTNGILSPHDPLLQIKSSQSTVPTALSFDRLNSTVLSTSLPPQSSTYRSAQESAPHLLQPQFSLLPSALGGSQQVPQPYSTSVFTGSVERAHQRECSVIKHHQRPSSTQSIQAQLPGSAQHSLQGYVASGSDVTFQSSPQQPAVPCSAMGDSTQVSNSRPQQKTSQSTLEQTQAYPCSIPSPGFSSSPSTKTKDCSSRHAQQPPEAADSHGGSPDLQSQNYPSPIQKQSSVISSQPQPYTSAQLPILMSVSPSQHYVSSPALPSSISQGYSSSQSEKLPSFYKTLTAFSGQSGNVTSVSQSLIYSSNQQQGLLSVGHSEEYGAQVQGSCQRNPSQSCSSSHSQGLPTVSYSAQSQGLATVSPSQSYASGQSLTLTSESPSFSSSHAQSLPIPSSTQDFILMQPSPGVKTENTLSPQKYLPPVHSPQFSSASHSQALQNNRSSADLKPSYGKRKSDSNVFVISKQEGDEFPIQDLQALQQTPSGQTLAGMQNNIVHVVSKMDNRYNSQSVIRSNMQPEDQIISLALPESKKEERMVSLNHHEQHMASANSQVTTDTKRNSPLTQSSHVNISTDELKQHSLLHTVPVSQPQNHQIQAPGTQQLGQNQVSQQMQYIRLPSAQVLLEPSRDLQMILLQQPLLPTGIDPSKVSTQMQQIPVHYLQMDDQVSSANGSHSQEQIVLPQNSDILKMDMAEPSKPGQHHPAPKDNFSQQHQHDAKHHFALSSICFPESMLLGDERNILSNVDDILAATAAACGVTPQDFVKATSSEGEMPSLASPMDSKGHFQLVDTRHISPSFSCPHPIVANTHTVAMTLNGGQLTMGIHQLPKGGVLQHQALEVSNSLIQQDVTTSSANSRHEMKEGEVRSLQKPRSTSREFEGEKEEASEEETLSNTNGAFNPSGRSASEETTASKNDLQLAGQECDHMGILDSTKLSKGKELAPISGQKAIKTDHAIMEFSSSSFPRKKAKSKGSLKLAGEEENSHPKPVKRTGQNKRQSSKGSDTNSPSTSDGCYDSYQQQERMRQKIREVEEKQPEVKTGFIGSFLDFLKSGPKQQFSSPPIRMPNRSRKSSTSFKRPPCPLPSLPSKQHPLLAPLASLEPDGANRSKRLDEELNKNLETLPSFSSDEDDSVGKNQDLQKSITSALSALDDPAEKKRVAEKNHPAAIVKQEQCHSLPPSVLKTQKQSPAVPAELSSAEQIKDIPSDQLAMQLTSVAIEGLTDEDLSDSGGEGMYRERDEFVVKIEDIECLKMTLTAGCEPPAIWKVQKALLQKFVPELRDGTRVFSATNSYLGYFGDAKTLYRRVYVKFIDTVNKREYVRVCNRKPRCKPMHSMRGSQVKALLSQRAASTVAVIPSTPKPTSSKPPLKAKAKQPKVKAEPPPKKRKKWKEEFSSPSESAQEAVSEDDEFTPPVPFATRFLNTRTMKETFKSYVELLISVALDANVMEALEKESDELLLPHMKRVDGMLTDNRRRLLPKLRVGHLFKSALDSFPELSVVAELTKDGETPTFKVRLSGKAYNKKTMRPSKVSGKLPLEYTVDKEKTQWFSLYHSLQHYKYHTFLMCKDEIASLQTQARDLGQEETVQLCMRDGKWVEGLFDKFGELLTQVQQTCSL